The following proteins are encoded in a genomic region of Scylla paramamosain isolate STU-SP2022 chromosome 40, ASM3559412v1, whole genome shotgun sequence:
- the LOC135092763 gene encoding LOW QUALITY PROTEIN: protein FAM200C-like (The sequence of the model RefSeq protein was modified relative to this genomic sequence to represent the inferred CDS: deleted 1 base in 1 codon) gives MSGARKRKYSDEYIKYGFTVIERNGFHLPQCVICHTVLSNDALRPGRLERHLSTNHKALKEKPKEFFTAKLHELNRMKLDSSSVFHQETWKLVEASYELSLLMAKAKKPHSVGETLVKPCLLSAANTVLGEESQRKLSKISLSDNTAKRRIDELSEDIKEQVLDKIKASRFFAIQCDESTDVAHLCQLLVYSRFVDEGTVKEEILFSAALETTAKAIDVFSKVDEFFQEHGLSWEKLVGVCTDGAPSMIGSRSGFVKLVKEKNPAVTGTHCVIHRQSLASKTLPGNLRSSLNLAIKVVNFVKNSSLNSRLFAALCSDLGTDYKTLLFHTEVSWLSKGNMLSRLYELKDEVEIFLQKQKQDKLYEAFREEDFQLSLAYLVDFFEAINNLNLKLQGRNTNIIAHSDVIRAFTEKIHLWKRKVQVGNFSSFSHLNELLSEKRNIEQYDMTKEVLSHLHSLAEEFMHYFPDVSMENSL, from the exons ATGTCTggggcaaggaaaagaaagtattcAGATGAATATATCAAGTATGGCTTCACTGTTATAGAGAGGAATGGATTTCATCTCCCTCAGTGTGTCATATGCCATACAGTCCTCAGCAATGACGCCTTAAGACCTGGTCGTCTGGAGCGACATTTGAGCACAAACCACAAAGCATTAAAAGAAAAGCCAAAGGAGTTCTTCACAGCCAAACTGCATGAGCTGAATCGTATGAAGCTGGACTCAAGCAGTGTTTTTCATCAAGAAACGTGGAAACTGGTGGAAGCATCTTACGAGCTGTCACTACTTATGGCAAAAGCAAAGAAGCCTCACTCTGTGGGGGAGACCCTTGTAAAACCCTGCCTTTTGAGTGCTGCAAATACTGTGCTTGgggaagaaagccaaagaaagTTATCAAAGATTTCCTTATCAGATAACACAGCGAAGCGTCGCATTGACGAACTTTCAGAAGACATAAAAGAACAAGTTTTGGACAAAATAAAAGCATCTCGCTTCTTTGCAATACAGTGCGATGAAAGTACTGATGTTGCTCACCTCTGCCAGCTGCTTGTTTATTCTCGATTCGTGGATGAAGGAACtgtgaaagaagaaattctttTCTCAGCAGCACTGGAGACAACAGCAAAGgccattgatgtt ttttcaAAAGTTGATGAGTTTTTCCAAGAGCACGGTCTTTCATGGGAAAAATTAGTCGGTGTTTGTACTGATGGTGCCCCATCAATGATTGGATCTCGCTCTGGATTTGTGAAgttggtgaaagaaaaaaatcctgctGTAACTGGGACTCACTGTGTTATCCACAGACAATCATTAGCAAGCAAAACTCTGCCTGGTAATCTACGCAGTTCACTGAATTTGGCAATAAAAGTGGTGAATTTTGTAAAGAATAGCTCTTTGAATTCTAGGCTTTTCGCAGCTCTTTGCTCAGATTTGGGCACTGATTATAAGACTCTCCTGTTTCACACCGAAGTCAGCTGGCTTTCCAAGGGAAACATGCTGAGTCGTCTTTACGAGCTCAAAGATGAAGTGGAAATTTTCTTGCAGAAGCAGAAACAAGACAAACTGTATGAAGCATTCAGAGAGGAAGACTTTCAGCTCTCACTAGCATACCTTGTGGACTTTTTTGAGGCCATCAACAACCTCAATTTGAAGTTAcaaggaagaaacacaaacatcatTGCACACTCTGATGTGATCAGAGCTTTCACCGAAAAAATTCATCTTTGGAAACGAAAAGTACAAGTTGGGAACTTTTCATCGTTCTCACATCTGAATGAGCTCTTATCTGAGAAGAGAAACATTGAGCAGTATGACATGACAAAAGAGGTTTTATCACATCTGCATTCCCTTGCTGAGGAATTTATGCACTATTTTCCAGATGTCTCAATGGAGAATTCTCTTTGA